One genomic region from Streptomyces sp. NBC_00582 encodes:
- a CDS encoding DUF4910 domain-containing protein: protein MAPVTTQGEGGAGDEMYALVERLYPLCRSITGDGVRATLDIVGEYIPLQVHEVPTGTQVLDWTVPQEWNIRDAYIAGPDGNRVVDFAASSLHVLGYSVPVAATMPLTELREHLHTLPDHPSWVPYRTSYYKPDWGFCLAQETLDAMPDGEYEVCVDSTLADGHLTYAEHVVPGRVPDEVIVSCHVCHPSLANDNMAGVAVATFLARELARQTPYYTYRFIFAPGTIGAITWLARNAERVERVKHGLVLACAGDPGSLTYKQSRRGDAEIDRVLRHVLAASERPHRVTEFTPYGYDERQFCSPGFNLGVGSLTRTPYAGYPEYHTSADDLDFVSPEAMADTLAVCREAFTVLDRNRRYLNLSPYGEPQLGRRGLYDALGGRSDTKQAQMAMLWVLNLSDGEHSLLDVAERSGLPFDTVAAAADALHGAGLIKA from the coding sequence ACGCCCTGGTGGAGCGGCTGTACCCGCTCTGCCGGAGCATCACCGGCGACGGTGTGCGTGCCACCCTGGACATCGTCGGCGAGTACATCCCGCTGCAGGTGCACGAGGTGCCGACCGGGACCCAGGTGCTCGACTGGACGGTGCCGCAGGAGTGGAACATCCGGGACGCCTACATCGCCGGCCCGGACGGCAACCGGGTCGTCGACTTCGCCGCGTCCAGCCTGCATGTGCTCGGCTACAGCGTGCCGGTGGCGGCGACCATGCCGCTGACCGAGCTGCGCGAACACCTGCACACCCTGCCGGACCACCCGTCCTGGGTGCCGTACCGCACCAGCTACTACAAGCCGGACTGGGGGTTCTGCCTGGCCCAGGAGACCCTGGACGCGATGCCGGACGGCGAGTACGAGGTGTGCGTCGACTCCACCCTCGCCGACGGCCACCTCACCTACGCCGAGCACGTGGTCCCCGGTCGGGTCCCCGACGAGGTCATCGTCTCCTGCCACGTCTGCCACCCGTCGCTGGCCAACGACAACATGGCGGGCGTCGCGGTGGCGACGTTCCTGGCGCGGGAGCTGGCGCGGCAGACGCCGTACTACACCTACCGGTTCATCTTCGCGCCCGGCACCATCGGGGCGATCACCTGGCTGGCCCGCAACGCGGAAAGGGTCGAGCGGGTCAAGCACGGGCTGGTGCTGGCCTGCGCCGGCGACCCGGGCTCCTTGACCTACAAGCAGAGCAGGCGCGGCGACGCGGAGATCGACCGGGTGCTGCGGCACGTGCTGGCCGCCTCCGAACGCCCGCACCGGGTCACCGAGTTCACTCCGTACGGCTACGACGAGCGGCAGTTCTGCTCGCCCGGGTTCAACCTCGGCGTCGGCTCGCTCACCCGGACCCCGTACGCGGGCTACCCCGAGTACCACACCTCGGCCGACGACCTGGACTTCGTCTCCCCGGAGGCGATGGCGGACACGCTCGCCGTCTGCCGCGAGGCGTTCACCGTCCTCGACCGCAACCGGCGGTACCTCAACCTCAGCCCCTACGGCGAACCCCAGCTGGGCCGGCGCGGCTTGTACGACGCGCTCGGCGGCCGCAGCGACACCAAGCAGGCCCAGATGGCCATGCTCTGGGTGCTCAACCTCTCCGACGGCGAGCACAGTCTGCTGGACGTCGCCGAGCGGTCCGGGCTGCCGTTCGACACCGTCGCCGCCGCTGCCGACGCCCTGCACGGCGCCGGGCTGATCAAGGCGTGA
- a CDS encoding glycosyltransferase family 2 protein, translated as MTAHPRLSIGLPVYNGEEYLAESLDALLGQTYEDFELVVSDNASTDGTEDICRKYAAQDARIRYIRLPRNVGATPNHNYVFTQCRGELFKWASHDDLYARDLLRRCVEALDERPDVVLAHSGQAVIDGDGQVKVPYEYGLATDSPHAPERFRSLLFEPGGDDFYGVMRADMLRRVRPLDSYHHADRTFVAEIVLQGPFHQVPELLYFRRDHPTRAERANPSKRSRCVNLDPRRAGLLHPTPRLLAEYVWGFVSAIRRAPLSSADRRACFNHLAAWMTSRARPGTGERVEDRAPVDPDRITVSVDALVAGREGSQA; from the coding sequence ATGACCGCCCATCCCCGGTTGAGCATCGGGCTGCCCGTCTACAACGGCGAGGAGTATCTGGCCGAGTCGCTCGACGCCCTGCTCGGCCAGACCTACGAGGACTTCGAGCTGGTCGTCTCCGACAATGCCTCGACCGACGGGACCGAGGACATCTGCCGCAAGTACGCCGCGCAGGACGCGCGGATCCGGTACATCCGGCTGCCCCGGAACGTGGGAGCCACGCCGAACCACAACTACGTCTTCACCCAGTGCCGCGGCGAGCTGTTCAAGTGGGCCTCGCACGACGACCTGTACGCCCGGGACCTGCTGCGGCGCTGCGTCGAGGCGCTGGACGAGCGGCCGGACGTCGTCCTCGCGCACTCCGGCCAGGCGGTCATCGACGGCGACGGCCAGGTGAAGGTCCCGTACGAGTACGGACTCGCCACCGACTCGCCGCACGCGCCGGAGCGCTTCCGCAGTCTGCTGTTCGAGCCCGGCGGCGACGACTTCTACGGGGTGATGCGGGCCGACATGCTGCGCCGGGTGAGACCGCTCGACAGCTACCACCACGCGGACCGCACGTTCGTCGCCGAGATCGTGCTGCAAGGTCCCTTCCACCAGGTGCCGGAGCTGCTGTACTTCCGCCGCGACCACCCCACCCGCGCCGAGCGGGCGAACCCTTCCAAGCGCTCCCGGTGCGTCAACCTGGACCCGCGCCGGGCCGGGCTGCTGCACCCGACACCCCGGCTGCTCGCCGAGTACGTCTGGGGCTTCGTCTCGGCGATCCGGCGGGCGCCGTTGTCCTCGGCCGACCGGCGCGCGTGCTTCAACCACCTGGCCGCGTGGATGACCAGCCGGGCCCGGCCGGGCACCGGCGAGCGGGTCGAGGACCGCGCCCCGGTCGACCCGGACCGGATCACCGTTTCCGTCGACGCCCTCGTCGCCGGTCGTGAAGGGAGCCAGGCATGA
- a CDS encoding polysaccharide pyruvyl transferase family protein, which translates to MTSAHRTPVRVGLFGLLGAGNFGNDGQLESMLTYLRTEQPEAVVDALCSGPEVVAARYGIPTTRMNWYRGEYRTASRPGAIAAKGLGKLVDAVRTVAWVRRHDVVIVPGAGVLEATLPLRPWGFPYALFLLCASGRLVGTPVALVGVGADTIGHRATRTLVRWSARLAAYRSFRDAGSRDAMRAMGVDTARDGVFRDLAFGLPTPRASEPSNPPGSVCVGVMAYHGSNDDRARAEEIHRRYLDGTTRFVRALAEEGRPVRLLTGDELDEPVVAAILDAVDSPLVTTAEAASLDDVMKEVAAADTVVATRFHNLVCALKAGTPTLAVGYSAKSGALMEQMGLAAYCHPAQEVDADRLLEQFRELEKHSADLRRTLAERNQVAARQIEAQFTELTAALFPATGHAGARARQEAP; encoded by the coding sequence ATGACGTCTGCACACAGGACCCCGGTGCGGGTCGGGTTGTTCGGCCTGCTCGGCGCCGGCAACTTCGGCAACGACGGGCAGCTCGAGTCCATGCTCACCTACCTCCGCACCGAGCAGCCGGAGGCGGTCGTGGACGCGTTGTGCAGCGGGCCCGAGGTCGTCGCGGCCCGGTACGGGATTCCCACGACGCGGATGAACTGGTACCGCGGGGAGTACCGGACCGCGTCGCGTCCGGGCGCGATCGCGGCGAAGGGGCTGGGCAAGCTCGTCGACGCCGTCCGTACCGTCGCCTGGGTGCGGCGGCACGACGTGGTGATCGTGCCGGGCGCGGGCGTCCTGGAGGCCACGCTTCCGCTGCGGCCGTGGGGCTTCCCGTACGCGCTGTTCCTCCTCTGCGCGTCCGGCCGGCTGGTGGGTACCCCGGTCGCGCTGGTCGGCGTCGGTGCGGACACGATCGGCCACCGGGCGACCCGGACCCTCGTGCGCTGGTCGGCGAGGCTTGCCGCGTACCGGTCGTTCCGGGACGCCGGGTCGCGGGACGCGATGCGGGCGATGGGCGTGGACACCGCGCGCGACGGGGTCTTCCGGGACCTCGCGTTCGGCCTGCCGACGCCGCGGGCGAGCGAGCCCTCGAACCCGCCGGGCTCGGTCTGTGTCGGCGTCATGGCCTATCACGGCAGCAACGACGACCGCGCCCGGGCCGAGGAGATCCACCGCCGCTACCTCGACGGGACGACCCGGTTCGTCCGCGCGCTGGCCGAGGAGGGCAGGCCGGTCCGGCTGCTCACCGGCGACGAGCTCGACGAGCCGGTGGTCGCCGCGATCCTCGACGCGGTGGACTCGCCGCTGGTCACCACGGCCGAGGCGGCCTCGCTGGACGACGTGATGAAGGAGGTGGCGGCTGCCGACACCGTGGTGGCGACCCGCTTCCACAACCTGGTCTGCGCGCTGAAGGCCGGCACGCCGACGCTCGCGGTCGGCTACTCGGCGAAGAGCGGCGCGCTCATGGAGCAGATGGGACTCGCCGCGTACTGCCACCCGGCCCAAGAAGTCGACGCCGACCGGCTGCTGGAACAGTTCCGGGAGCTGGAGAAGCACTCGGCGGACCTGCGGCGGACGCTCGCCGAGCGGAACCAGGTCGCCGCCCGCCAGATCGAGGCCCAGTTCACCGAGTTGACCGCGGCCCTGTTCCCGGCGACCGGCCACGCCGGGGCCCGTGCCCGGCAGGAGGCTCCATGA
- the rfbC gene encoding dTDP-4-dehydrorhamnose 3,5-epimerase, whose protein sequence is MKATEVPEIAGAYLFEPTPYADERGFFCRTFDADVVRSVGLDPHAFVQDSVSRSVRGVLRGLHLRSGAGEAKLVRCSYGQIFDVVVDLRPDSPTYLGRAIFELSGETQKTVYIPAGCAHGFQALTEIADTSYRIDRQHDPTEDVTIAFDDPELAIPWPLPVTSMSQRDREAPSLAEVLKRKKG, encoded by the coding sequence ATGAAAGCGACCGAAGTCCCGGAGATCGCCGGCGCATACCTGTTCGAGCCGACGCCGTACGCCGACGAACGCGGCTTCTTCTGCCGCACGTTCGACGCCGACGTGGTCCGCTCGGTGGGCCTCGACCCGCACGCCTTCGTCCAGGACAGCGTCTCCCGCTCGGTCCGGGGCGTGCTGCGCGGCCTGCACCTGCGCTCCGGCGCCGGCGAGGCCAAGCTGGTGCGGTGCTCGTACGGGCAGATCTTCGACGTCGTCGTGGACCTGCGGCCCGACTCGCCGACGTACCTGGGCCGGGCCATTTTCGAGCTGTCCGGTGAGACGCAGAAGACCGTTTACATCCCGGCGGGATGCGCGCACGGCTTCCAGGCTCTTACCGAAATCGCAGACACCTCTTACCGTATCGACCGTCAGCACGATCCGACCGAGGACGTGACGATCGCCTTCGACGACCCGGAACTCGCCATTCCCTGGCCGCTGCCGGTCACGTCGATGTCCCAGCGGGACCGCGAGGCGCCGAGCCTCGCCGAGGTCCTGAAGCGCAAGAAAGGGTGA
- a CDS encoding glutamate-1-semialdehyde 2,1-aminomutase, with protein MTTEHTEETTELLLPRSRAANERLHALVPGGSHTYAKGDDQYPEDLAPVISHGRGAHVWDLDGNRYIEYGSGLRSVSLGHAHPRVVEAVRRELDRGSNFVRPSVVEVEAAERFLATVPTAEMVKFAKNGSDATTAAVRLARAATGRPRVALCADHPFFSTDDWFIGTTPMSAGIPAATTELITAFPYGDLAATEKLLIRYQDEVACLILEPATQAEPPPGYLAGLRELADRHGCVLIFDEMITGFRWSEAGAQGLYGVVPDLSTFGKALGNGFAVSALAGRRELMERGGLRHSGDRVFLLSTTHGAETHSLAAAMAVQTIYAEEGVTARLHALGERLAAGVRAAAAAEGVGDHIVVRGRASNLVFATLDEHLRPSQEYRTLFLRRLLAGGVLAPSFVVSSALSDADIDHTVDVVAQACAVYRRALDAADPTPWLAGRPVKPVFRRLA; from the coding sequence TTGACCACCGAACACACCGAAGAGACCACGGAGCTCCTGCTGCCCCGGTCGCGGGCGGCGAACGAGCGGCTGCACGCCCTGGTCCCCGGGGGCTCGCACACCTACGCCAAGGGCGACGACCAGTATCCCGAGGACCTGGCCCCAGTCATCAGCCACGGCCGCGGTGCCCATGTGTGGGACCTCGACGGCAACCGGTACATCGAGTACGGCTCCGGCCTGCGGTCGGTCAGCCTCGGCCACGCCCATCCACGCGTGGTCGAGGCGGTGCGGCGGGAACTCGACCGCGGCAGCAACTTCGTCCGGCCGTCCGTCGTGGAGGTCGAGGCCGCGGAACGCTTCCTGGCCACGGTGCCGACCGCCGAGATGGTGAAGTTCGCGAAGAACGGCTCCGACGCCACCACCGCCGCGGTGCGCCTCGCCCGCGCCGCCACCGGGCGCCCGCGGGTGGCCCTCTGCGCCGACCATCCGTTCTTCTCCACCGACGACTGGTTCATCGGCACCACACCGATGTCCGCCGGAATTCCGGCGGCGACCACCGAGCTCATCACGGCGTTCCCCTACGGGGACCTGGCCGCCACGGAGAAGCTGCTCATCCGGTACCAGGACGAGGTCGCCTGTCTGATCCTCGAACCCGCCACCCAGGCCGAGCCGCCGCCGGGCTACCTCGCGGGTCTGCGCGAGCTGGCCGACCGGCACGGCTGCGTCCTGATCTTCGACGAGATGATCACCGGTTTCCGCTGGTCCGAGGCGGGTGCCCAGGGCCTGTACGGCGTCGTCCCCGACCTCTCCACGTTCGGCAAGGCGCTGGGCAACGGGTTCGCGGTCTCCGCCCTGGCCGGGCGCCGCGAGCTGATGGAGCGGGGCGGGCTGCGGCACTCCGGCGACCGGGTGTTCCTGCTGTCCACCACGCACGGTGCGGAAACGCACTCGCTGGCCGCGGCGATGGCCGTGCAGACCATCTACGCCGAGGAGGGCGTCACCGCGCGGCTGCACGCCCTCGGCGAGCGGTTGGCCGCCGGTGTCCGCGCCGCCGCGGCCGCCGAGGGGGTCGGCGACCACATCGTCGTCCGGGGCCGGGCCAGCAACCTGGTCTTCGCCACCCTCGACGAGCACCTCCGGCCGTCGCAGGAGTACCGCACCCTGTTCCTGCGCCGGCTCCTCGCGGGCGGGGTGCTGGCCCCGTCGTTCGTGGTGAGCAGCGCGCTCAGCGACGCCGACATCGATCACACGGTCGACGTGGTGGCCCAGGCGTGTGCGGTGTACCGGAGGGCGCTGGACGCCGCCGACCCCACCCCCTGGCTGGCCGGACGCCCGGTGAAGCCCGTGTTCCGCCGCCTGGCGTGA
- a CDS encoding phosphatase PAP2 family protein, whose product MTGRPAPAALPPALRGWLGPIAALAALVVLVLGVVFAGDSEPGGVDAPIVAAVDGVGPPWRSVALSLDFLGEPGGAVMLVVAAVTVCLLLRRPRAAVLVVAGVALTVGTATLLKSFVGRTIHGPDNLSYPSGHTAFLTALALVTALLAAGRLGLGRAAGTSLVLGAGLVAGAAMGWAQVALGAHYPTDVLGGWCTALAVIPATAWLVDRAADRTAGRRAGRRAEAGQPERL is encoded by the coding sequence GTGACGGGCCGGCCGGCGCCTGCGGCGCTGCCCCCGGCGCTGCGCGGGTGGCTCGGACCGATCGCTGCCCTCGCCGCGCTGGTGGTCCTCGTGCTCGGGGTCGTGTTCGCCGGTGACAGCGAGCCCGGCGGGGTGGACGCTCCGATCGTGGCGGCGGTGGACGGTGTGGGGCCGCCGTGGCGGTCCGTCGCTCTGAGCCTGGACTTCCTGGGCGAGCCCGGGGGAGCGGTGATGCTGGTCGTGGCCGCCGTGACGGTCTGCCTGCTGCTGCGGCGGCCCCGCGCGGCGGTGCTCGTCGTCGCCGGCGTCGCCCTGACCGTGGGGACGGCGACGCTGCTCAAGTCCTTCGTGGGACGTACCATCCACGGCCCCGACAACCTGTCCTACCCGAGCGGGCACACCGCCTTCCTCACCGCGCTCGCCCTCGTGACGGCCCTGCTCGCGGCCGGCCGGCTCGGCCTCGGCAGGGCGGCCGGCACCTCACTCGTGCTCGGCGCGGGGCTGGTGGCGGGCGCCGCCATGGGCTGGGCCCAGGTCGCCCTGGGCGCGCACTACCCGACCGACGTCCTCGGCGGCTGGTGCACCGCGCTGGCGGTGATCCCGGCGACCGCGTGGCTGGTCGACCGGGCGGCTGACCGGACGGCCGGGCGCAGGGCCGGGCGGAGGGCCGAGGCCGGTCAGCCGGAGCGTCTGTGA
- a CDS encoding TIGR02679 family protein, translated as MTSTEAAMPTQPAPGDATLRRPELRPLWDTLHSRLSSGRPVTRVRLGPLDDTQREALADLLGLDRLPDARPCIALTRLEEAVTELTGRTVREVVTELVGPLGDRAGERRRQQDERAGLWTWLAEHETVRAQPVLSDWAASCRAAGVVAGSAEHTRTLLTDALKVLAELPGRAEPLPVFAARVLSGQAHALDDGTPLSALVLRALATLYDTAPPQSAAERRALWTRAGVADDELSATVLVGGLRPAGEGLLARVATACAEAGQAASLTLAHVRYPGGFILHKAPEPVVHVVENPSILALALRRFGPRCPPLVCTSGWPNSAAIQLLRMLADQGAALRYHGDFDGEGIRIAAYVLDKTSARPWRMTAADYRAAVAHNPRGPHPGRITEAPWDLELAEAMAEYGTAVVEELVAEALLQDLAGMTRQRRLSGRL; from the coding sequence ATGACCAGCACCGAAGCGGCGATGCCCACACAGCCGGCCCCGGGCGATGCCACCCTGCGCCGCCCCGAACTGCGCCCCCTCTGGGACACCCTCCACAGCCGCCTCTCCTCCGGCCGCCCCGTCACACGGGTGCGCCTCGGACCGCTCGACGACACCCAGCGCGAGGCGCTCGCCGACCTCCTCGGCCTCGACCGCCTGCCGGACGCACGCCCCTGCATCGCCCTGACCCGCTTGGAAGAGGCCGTCACCGAACTCACCGGCCGCACCGTACGAGAAGTCGTCACCGAGCTCGTCGGCCCTCTCGGTGACAGAGCCGGCGAGCGGCGCCGCCAGCAGGACGAGCGGGCCGGGCTGTGGACCTGGCTGGCCGAGCACGAGACGGTCAGGGCCCAGCCGGTGCTCTCCGACTGGGCAGCCTCCTGCCGGGCAGCGGGCGTGGTCGCCGGCTCGGCGGAACACACCCGTACGCTGCTGACGGACGCGCTCAAGGTGCTCGCCGAACTGCCCGGCCGGGCCGAACCCCTGCCCGTCTTCGCCGCCCGGGTCCTGAGCGGCCAGGCACACGCACTCGACGACGGCACACCCCTGTCCGCACTCGTCCTGCGCGCCCTGGCGACCCTCTACGACACCGCCCCTCCGCAGTCCGCCGCGGAACGGCGTGCCCTGTGGACCCGCGCGGGTGTCGCCGACGACGAGCTGTCAGCCACGGTCCTCGTCGGCGGACTGCGCCCGGCCGGTGAGGGCCTGCTCGCCCGGGTGGCCACGGCGTGCGCGGAGGCCGGGCAGGCCGCCAGTCTGACCCTCGCCCACGTCCGGTATCCGGGCGGGTTCATCCTGCACAAGGCCCCGGAACCCGTCGTCCACGTCGTGGAGAACCCCAGCATCCTGGCACTGGCCCTCCGCCGCTTCGGTCCCCGCTGCCCGCCGCTCGTCTGTACGTCCGGCTGGCCCAACAGCGCCGCGATCCAGCTCCTGCGCATGCTCGCGGACCAGGGCGCGGCGCTGCGCTACCACGGCGACTTCGACGGCGAAGGGATCCGCATCGCCGCGTATGTCCTCGACAAGACGTCGGCACGCCCCTGGCGCATGACGGCAGCGGACTATCGTGCCGCGGTCGCCCACAACCCACGCGGTCCTCACCCCGGGCGCATCACCGAAGCGCCGTGGGACCTTGAGCTGGCCGAGGCCATGGCCGAGTACGGTACCGCCGTGGTCGAGGAACTGGTGGCCGAGGCGTTGTTGCAAGACCTCGCCGGTATGACTCGCCAGAGGCGTCTTTCTGGCCGGCTGTGA